One part of the Thermococcus radiotolerans genome encodes these proteins:
- a CDS encoding ECF transporter S component: MVDLTEMLEPYGHYVLGGAVVIFLAYVWAKRKEYQAPATIALSAILAAVVAIATNLVKVPTPATGGYINFGDTMVMFSAMVFGPVVGVFAGGVGSALGDIMGGYAGWAPITLVVKGLEGLAIGYIARRSDNVSTMVIAGIVGGIIMVSGYFLFEAYMFGVPAALTEVPGNILQAVTGILVGTGLATIIKKRYPEVVDLI; the protein is encoded by the coding sequence ATGGTGGACCTGACCGAGATGCTCGAACCCTACGGTCACTACGTGCTCGGGGGCGCTGTGGTCATTTTCCTCGCGTACGTCTGGGCAAAGAGAAAGGAGTACCAGGCACCGGCGACGATAGCCCTCTCGGCCATCCTAGCGGCGGTCGTGGCGATAGCAACGAACCTGGTAAAGGTTCCAACACCTGCCACGGGAGGCTACATCAACTTCGGAGACACGATGGTCATGTTCTCGGCAATGGTGTTCGGCCCGGTCGTGGGTGTCTTCGCCGGAGGCGTCGGCTCGGCCCTCGGTGACATCATGGGCGGCTACGCGGGATGGGCCCCGATAACGCTAGTGGTTAAGGGCCTCGAGGGTCTTGCAATCGGATACATCGCCAGAAGGAGCGATAACGTCTCGACGATGGTCATAGCGGGCATCGTCGGCGGCATTATAATGGTCTCCGGCTACTTCCTCTTCGAGGCGTACATGTTCGGAGTCCCCGCGGCGCTCACCGAGGTGCCAGGAAACATACTCCAAGCCGTTACGGGAATACTCGTGGGCACGGGACTGGCAACGATAATAAAGAAGAGGTATCCGGAGGTCGTCGATTTAATTTAG
- a CDS encoding metal-dependent hydrolase, whose amino-acid sequence MPNYDVHLLSGIVTYPLAVFIAFMIRDYAGIPFVLSTAAMVIGYALYVLGSDLPDMDHPNALIHRGTKPIVAVAVGSAVFVQSVDSVHLGEPWLNITAAWGIGALAAFVAWFAFTWIMPRHRGIVHSLLFAAVYGLLGYALVEFGLGMSTGEALFVGFAAFSGYTLHLLLDREVSLL is encoded by the coding sequence ATGCCGAACTACGACGTTCATCTCCTGAGCGGCATAGTTACCTATCCGCTCGCCGTTTTTATCGCGTTCATGATCCGGGACTACGCCGGAATCCCTTTCGTCCTCAGCACAGCGGCGATGGTCATAGGCTACGCTCTCTACGTCCTCGGCAGCGATCTGCCGGACATGGATCATCCCAACGCGCTGATACACCGTGGGACGAAGCCGATAGTGGCGGTGGCCGTGGGGAGCGCGGTCTTCGTACAGAGCGTTGACTCCGTGCACCTCGGCGAACCCTGGCTCAACATCACAGCGGCTTGGGGAATCGGGGCGCTGGCCGCTTTCGTGGCCTGGTTTGCCTTCACATGGATTATGCCAAGACACAGGGGAATAGTCCACTCACTGCTCTTCGCGGCGGTATACGGCCTCCTGGGCTACGCCCTCGTTGAGTTTGGCCTCGGAATGAGCACGGGGGAGGCCCTCTTCGTCGGTTTCGCGGCATTCAGCGGATACACCCTCCACCTGCTCCTCGACAGGGAGGTTTCCCTCCTTTAA
- a CDS encoding THUMP domain-containing protein, translating to MTILLVTTPGGREGDGILELEWALGKVRVRGTDWKGVLLAETPLSKGEALERLRNFETQAIQRVVPLDLIVPAKKEEIEGAVLQLAEKIEGTFAVRAKVRGNKKLSARELEIGLGSLVVERFGLGVNLSDPDYTLVVEVLGKKAGIGLVRRGELLRFEVVE from the coding sequence ATGACGATTCTTCTCGTTACGACCCCAGGGGGGCGCGAGGGTGATGGGATACTTGAACTGGAATGGGCGCTGGGGAAGGTCCGGGTCCGGGGAACGGACTGGAAGGGCGTTCTCCTGGCCGAAACACCCCTGTCGAAGGGCGAAGCCCTCGAACGGCTGAGGAACTTTGAGACGCAGGCTATACAGAGGGTCGTCCCCCTCGACCTCATCGTTCCAGCCAAGAAGGAGGAGATTGAAGGGGCCGTCCTCCAACTGGCGGAGAAAATAGAGGGAACCTTCGCGGTGCGCGCCAAGGTTCGTGGGAATAAGAAGCTCTCAGCGAGGGAGCTTGAGATTGGCCTCGGCTCCCTGGTGGTCGAGCGCTTTGGCCTCGGGGTGAACCTGAGCGACCCGGATTACACCCTCGTGGTTGAGGTCCTCGGGAAGAAGGCCGGCATCGGGCTGGTGAGGAGGGGCGAGCTCCTCCGCTTCGAGGTGGTCGAGTGA
- the trxB gene encoding thioredoxin-disulfide reductase: MFSLGGFSRGGEYENKTWDVLIIGAGPAGFTAAIYAARFGLETLILSKDLGGNMALTDLIENYPGFPEGISGSELTNRMHEQVKKLGVEVIFDEVERIDPTECAYYEGPCKFAIKTKNGKEYKAKTIIITVGAAPRKLHVPGEEEFTGRGVSYCATCDGPLFKGKKVVVVGGGNTALQEALYLKSIGVDVTLVHRRDKFRADKILQDRFKESGIPAILNTVVTEIKGDGKVEAVKLRNRVTGEETEMPVDGVFIFIGYEPKTDFVKHLGITDEYGYIPVDMYMRTKVKGIFAAGDITNVFKQIAVAVGQGAIAANSAKELLEEWNSKVVE, from the coding sequence ATGTTCAGCCTGGGAGGATTCTCACGCGGAGGCGAATACGAAAACAAGACCTGGGACGTGCTCATCATCGGTGCAGGTCCGGCGGGATTCACCGCGGCGATATACGCGGCGCGCTTCGGCCTTGAGACCCTGATACTCAGCAAGGACCTCGGAGGAAACATGGCCCTCACGGACCTGATAGAGAACTACCCCGGCTTTCCGGAGGGAATCAGCGGCTCCGAACTGACCAACAGGATGCACGAGCAGGTCAAGAAGCTCGGCGTTGAGGTCATCTTCGACGAGGTTGAGCGCATAGACCCGACGGAGTGCGCCTACTACGAGGGGCCGTGCAAGTTTGCCATCAAGACCAAGAACGGCAAAGAGTACAAGGCGAAGACCATAATCATAACCGTCGGCGCCGCGCCGAGAAAGCTCCACGTGCCCGGGGAGGAGGAATTCACCGGAAGGGGCGTTTCCTACTGCGCGACCTGCGACGGCCCGCTCTTCAAGGGCAAGAAGGTTGTCGTCGTCGGCGGCGGAAACACCGCACTTCAGGAGGCGCTCTACCTCAAGAGCATAGGCGTCGACGTCACGCTCGTTCACAGGCGCGACAAGTTCAGGGCCGACAAGATACTCCAGGACAGGTTCAAGGAGAGCGGCATTCCGGCGATACTCAACACCGTCGTGACCGAGATCAAGGGCGACGGCAAGGTCGAGGCCGTGAAGCTCAGGAACCGCGTGACCGGCGAGGAGACCGAGATGCCCGTTGACGGCGTCTTCATATTCATCGGCTACGAACCCAAGACAGACTTCGTCAAGCACCTCGGAATAACCGACGAGTACGGCTACATACCGGTCGATATGTACATGCGCACGAAGGTGAAGGGCATCTTTGCCGCGGGGGACATAACCAACGTCTTCAAGCAGATCGCGGTAGCTGTAGGTCAGGGAGCGATAGCGGCAAACTCCGCCAAGGAGCTCCTCGAGGAGTGGAACTCAAAGGTCGTGGAGTGA
- a CDS encoding AAA family ATPase, whose amino-acid sequence MEAGGLKLYPYQSYEVYGLSRNPFEQLASEGIADVESIHVYQEIDMRLQMIISEVIGNKSSIAMSIVGPLGMGKTQRLKTIAKAIEENRGKAIYVKVDTNDILKLTRDIFYALKPPKSRTNIFLENLSRKLGFIDRLEKMLSSRDEYKSRDIAELLTEQMGKYPYCALLLDELENMQTASEREKIQFFEMLRHFISNMPQGCVVAFACVPEAYDEYTKIFPAFFMRLHYEFKLRPMSIDEAYELVKKRLNRVRIKDTDNPLYPFTEEAVKLIHELGKGNPRQILRLLHYVLSEAAKHKFDPIDDYVVTTILEEPKSLEEYLTRIPKEYKDLVEAIVYEFNGGPVSYIQIAKVVKRPGIQVYDQLNELIRLGFLVGDPKGNYKVPEYVRKFLEESEEAEEGEE is encoded by the coding sequence ATGGAAGCCGGTGGCCTTAAGCTTTATCCCTACCAGTCATACGAAGTTTACGGTCTTTCTCGAAACCCCTTCGAGCAGCTTGCGAGCGAGGGAATAGCCGACGTCGAGAGCATTCACGTCTATCAGGAGATAGACATGCGCCTTCAGATGATAATCTCCGAGGTTATCGGAAACAAGAGCTCGATAGCCATGAGCATCGTCGGCCCCCTCGGAATGGGCAAGACCCAGAGGCTCAAGACCATAGCCAAGGCCATAGAGGAGAACCGTGGGAAGGCCATATACGTCAAGGTTGACACGAACGACATCCTCAAGCTCACGCGCGACATCTTCTACGCCCTCAAACCGCCGAAGAGCAGAACGAACATATTCCTCGAGAACCTCTCAAGGAAGCTCGGGTTCATAGACAGGCTCGAGAAGATGCTGAGCAGCAGGGACGAGTACAAGAGCAGGGACATAGCCGAGCTTTTGACCGAGCAGATGGGCAAGTATCCATACTGCGCCCTTCTCCTGGACGAGCTGGAGAACATGCAGACCGCGAGCGAGAGGGAGAAGATACAGTTCTTCGAGATGCTCAGGCACTTCATCAGCAACATGCCCCAGGGATGCGTGGTTGCATTCGCCTGCGTTCCCGAGGCCTACGATGAGTACACGAAGATATTCCCGGCTTTCTTCATGCGCCTGCACTACGAGTTCAAGCTCAGACCGATGAGCATAGACGAGGCATACGAGCTGGTGAAAAAGAGACTCAACAGGGTCAGGATAAAGGACACGGACAACCCGCTCTACCCGTTCACGGAGGAGGCGGTAAAACTCATCCACGAGCTCGGAAAGGGCAACCCCAGGCAGATTCTCCGCCTGCTCCACTACGTTCTGAGCGAAGCCGCGAAGCACAAGTTCGACCCGATAGACGACTACGTGGTGACAACCATCCTCGAGGAGCCGAAGAGCCTTGAGGAGTACCTCACGAGGATTCCGAAGGAGTACAAGGACTTGGTGGAGGCGATAGTCTACGAGTTCAACGGCGGACCGGTGAGCTACATCCAGATAGCCAAGGTCGTCAAGAGGCCTGGAATACAAGTCTACGACCAGCTCAACGAGCTCATAAGGCTGGGGTTCCTGGTTGGAGACCCCAAGGGCAACTACAAGGTCCCCGAGTACGTGAGGAAGTTCCTCGAGGAGAGCGAAGAGGCCGAAGAAGGCGAAGAGTGA
- a CDS encoding ornithine aminotransferase, translating into MVVRPNVKELPGPKAKEVIEKNFEALAVTTQDPETLPIVIDHGDGILVYDVDGNTFYDFGSGVGVLNVGHAHPRVVKAVKRQAEKFTHFALNDFFYENAIVLANKLAELAPGDFPKKVVYQNSGAEANEAMMKLVKYGTGRKRFIAFYHAFHGRSQAVLSLTASKWVQQDRFFPTMPGVEHIPYPNPYRNPWHIDGYAEPDELVNRVIEFIEEYVFRHVPPHEVGAIVFEPIQGEGGYVVPPKNFFKELKKLADNYGILLADDEVQMGVGRTGKFWAIEHFDVAPDTIQFGKAIGGGIPLAGVVHRADIAFDKPGRHASTFGGNPVAIAAGIEVVEIVKELLPHVQEVGDYLHKRLEELLEKYEVIGDARGLGLAQAVEIVKSKDTKEKNPKLRDAIVKEAVKRGLILLGCGDNSIRFIPPLTIKEEEIDVAMEIFEESLKAALQ; encoded by the coding sequence ATGGTGGTTAGACCGAACGTTAAAGAACTCCCCGGACCCAAGGCCAAGGAGGTTATTGAGAAGAACTTTGAGGCCCTCGCAGTTACTACACAGGACCCGGAGACCCTCCCGATAGTCATCGACCACGGAGATGGAATCCTCGTTTACGACGTTGATGGAAACACCTTCTACGACTTCGGAAGCGGTGTCGGCGTTCTCAACGTCGGACACGCCCACCCGAGGGTCGTCAAGGCCGTTAAGAGGCAGGCCGAGAAGTTCACCCACTTCGCTCTGAACGACTTCTTTTACGAGAACGCCATAGTACTCGCCAACAAGCTCGCCGAGCTTGCCCCGGGCGACTTCCCGAAGAAAGTGGTTTACCAGAACAGCGGTGCAGAGGCCAACGAGGCCATGATGAAGCTCGTCAAGTACGGCACCGGAAGGAAGAGGTTCATCGCCTTCTACCACGCCTTCCACGGAAGGAGCCAGGCCGTTCTCAGCCTCACCGCCAGCAAGTGGGTTCAGCAGGACAGGTTCTTTCCGACCATGCCTGGAGTCGAGCACATACCCTACCCGAACCCCTACAGGAACCCCTGGCACATAGACGGTTACGCCGAGCCGGACGAGCTCGTCAACCGCGTTATCGAGTTCATCGAGGAGTACGTCTTCAGGCACGTCCCGCCCCACGAGGTCGGAGCCATAGTCTTCGAGCCGATACAGGGTGAGGGCGGCTACGTCGTCCCGCCGAAGAACTTCTTCAAGGAGCTCAAGAAGCTCGCCGACAACTACGGGATACTCCTCGCCGACGACGAGGTTCAGATGGGCGTCGGAAGGACCGGAAAGTTCTGGGCCATCGAGCACTTCGACGTTGCACCGGACACCATCCAGTTCGGTAAGGCCATAGGCGGCGGAATCCCCTTAGCGGGTGTCGTCCACAGAGCCGATATTGCCTTTGACAAGCCGGGCAGGCACGCCTCGACCTTCGGCGGCAACCCTGTTGCAATAGCGGCCGGAATAGAGGTCGTCGAGATAGTCAAGGAGCTCCTCCCGCACGTTCAGGAGGTTGGAGACTACCTCCACAAGCGCCTCGAGGAGCTTCTCGAGAAGTACGAGGTCATCGGAGACGCCAGAGGTCTCGGACTTGCCCAGGCGGTCGAGATCGTCAAGAGCAAGGACACCAAGGAGAAGAACCCCAAGCTCAGGGATGCCATCGTCAAGGAGGCCGTCAAGCGCGGGCTCATACTCCTCGGCTGCGGCGACAACAGCATAAGGTTCATACCGCCGCTGACCATCAAGGAGGAGGAGATAGACGTCGCGATGGAGATATTCGAGGAGAGCCTCAAGGCCGCTCTCCAGTGA
- a CDS encoding SagB/ThcOx family dehydrogenase: protein MDVKRVSYLVIALVVVSSVLLFVKPYVIWREGGERISGEVVVLPEPRLTGEMSVEEAIAKRRSIRSYRNEPLTIEQLSQLLWAAQGITDPRKYRSAPSAGATYPFEVYVVVGNVEGLEGGIYRYDPFNHTLILVRKGDWRKALQKAALDQSWVGRAAVDIVLVAYYSRTTSYYGERGVRYVHMEAGHIGQNIYLQATALNLGTVAVGAFYDDQVAEIVGAGGVPLYIFPVGVPGG from the coding sequence ATGGACGTCAAGCGAGTTTCGTACCTGGTTATCGCCTTGGTCGTGGTTTCCTCGGTTCTTCTTTTCGTCAAGCCCTACGTTATTTGGAGGGAGGGGGGTGAGAGAATCTCCGGTGAGGTTGTTGTTCTTCCCGAGCCGAGGCTGACTGGGGAGATGAGCGTTGAGGAGGCCATAGCAAAGCGGAGGAGCATCCGCTCGTACAGGAACGAGCCCCTGACCATTGAGCAGCTTTCCCAGCTCCTGTGGGCGGCTCAGGGAATAACGGACCCGAGGAAGTACCGCTCGGCCCCGAGTGCAGGGGCGACCTATCCCTTCGAGGTTTACGTCGTGGTAGGAAACGTTGAGGGCCTCGAAGGGGGAATCTACCGCTACGACCCCTTCAACCACACGCTGATCCTGGTGAGGAAGGGGGACTGGAGGAAGGCCCTCCAGAAGGCCGCGCTGGACCAGTCTTGGGTCGGGAGGGCGGCGGTGGACATCGTCCTGGTGGCGTACTACTCCAGGACGACCTCCTACTACGGTGAAAGGGGCGTCAGGTACGTCCACATGGAGGCCGGGCACATAGGCCAGAACATCTACCTCCAGGCGACCGCTCTGAACCTCGGAACCGTCGCGGTTGGGGCCTTCTACGATGACCAGGTTGCCGAGATAGTAGGCGCCGGGGGCGTTCCGCTGTACATATTCCCGGTGGGTGTTCCCGGTGGTTAG
- a CDS encoding family 4B encapsulin nanocompartment shell protein — MQGINEIKDILGRAIEELQAEGLEPDILLVGPGFLEYAAGMLRDCRLRIYKIEELGYDAVVADSKYLGQMKRASRRISVEPLLKESEMWEELKRLEV; from the coding sequence ATGCAGGGAATTAACGAGATCAAGGACATCCTCGGCAGGGCCATTGAGGAGCTCCAGGCGGAAGGGCTCGAACCCGACATACTCCTCGTCGGACCTGGCTTCCTCGAGTACGCTGCTGGAATGCTCAGGGACTGCAGGCTGAGGATATACAAAATCGAGGAACTGGGCTACGACGCGGTCGTCGCCGATTCGAAATACCTGGGGCAGATGAAGAGGGCATCCAGGAGAATCTCCGTCGAGCCTCTCCTGAAGGAAAGCGAAATGTGGGAAGAATTGAAGAGGCTGGAAGTCTAA
- the deoC gene encoding deoxyribose-phosphate aldolase has product MGDHIDVAKYIDHTNLKPYATADDIKKLCDEAIEYGFYAVCVNPYRVKLAKDYLSGKNADVKVASVIGFPLGATPTEVKVAEARKALEDGADELDMVINIGALKDGDYDYVRRDIAEVVKVAHERGAKVKVIIETCYLTEEEKVKACELAKEAGADFVKTSTGFGTGGATVEDVRLMRKVVGPEMGVKAAGGIRTYEQALAMIEAGATRIGTSSGVKIVEGARDAGN; this is encoded by the coding sequence ATGGGTGATCACATCGATGTCGCCAAGTATATTGACCATACGAACCTCAAACCCTATGCTACCGCCGATGATATTAAGAAGCTCTGCGATGAGGCGATAGAGTACGGGTTCTACGCGGTCTGCGTCAACCCCTACCGGGTCAAGCTCGCCAAGGACTACCTGAGCGGGAAGAACGCCGACGTGAAGGTTGCCAGCGTCATAGGCTTCCCCCTCGGGGCGACCCCGACTGAGGTGAAGGTCGCAGAGGCTAGAAAGGCCCTGGAGGACGGCGCGGATGAGCTGGACATGGTCATCAACATCGGCGCCCTCAAGGACGGCGATTACGATTACGTCAGGCGGGACATAGCCGAGGTCGTCAAGGTTGCCCACGAGAGGGGCGCGAAGGTCAAGGTGATCATAGAGACCTGCTACCTCACCGAGGAGGAGAAGGTAAAGGCCTGTGAGCTGGCGAAAGAAGCTGGAGCGGACTTCGTTAAGACATCCACCGGCTTTGGAACCGGCGGTGCCACCGTTGAGGACGTCAGGCTCATGAGAAAGGTCGTCGGCCCGGAGATGGGGGTCAAGGCTGCTGGGGGTATCAGAACCTACGAGCAGGCCCTGGCGATGATAGAGGCCGGCGCAACGAGGATTGGAACTTCGAGTGGAGTAAAAATCGTGGAGGGAGCTAGGGATGCAGGGAATTAA